One genomic window of uncultured delta proteobacterium includes the following:
- a CDS encoding hypothetical protein (Evidence 5 : No homology to any previously reported sequences), producing the protein MEKANQLWCIPQNKTYVREYENIISNRYHYL; encoded by the coding sequence TTGGAAAAAGCGAATCAGCTCTGGTGTATCCCCCAAAACAAAACTTATGTGAGAGAGTATGAAAATATTATCAGCAATAGATATCATTATCTATAA
- a CDS encoding hypothetical protein (Evidence 5 : No homology to any previously reported sequences), giving the protein MPWQTEFRLDGAATSAFLSPAAADFAFYSGHAPSDTFPPWKAVFKDMYFHNMKILLIKRVLLFFTTIRTVRLNRKAFWKKRISSGVSPKTKLM; this is encoded by the coding sequence TTGCCTTGGCAAACGGAATTCCGGTTGGACGGAGCCGCCACAAGCGCTTTTTTATCCCCGGCCGCGGCAGATTTCGCCTTTTATTCCGGCCATGCCCCATCGGATACGTTCCCTCCGTGGAAGGCTGTTTTCAAAGATATGTATTTCCATAACATGAAAATACTGTTGATAAAAAGAGTGCTGCTATTTTTTACCACCATCCGGACCGTCCGTCTGAACAGAAAAGCTTTTTGGAAAAAGCGAATCAGCTCTGGTGTATCCCCCAAAACAAAACTTATGTGA